The Actinomycetota bacterium genome includes a region encoding these proteins:
- a CDS encoding DUF4062 domain-containing protein has product MNDESLIIDRAAAAARLSREQVRDWAADKRVFISSVMDGLEDERRAVAEAIRELGAEPIWFEEFGARDQDPEQAYLSEVELSDVYVGILGSRYGSQDAATGYSATHAEYLRAIERGLRVGVWVLDVDDMAGHQRDFLSEVRTYFTTETVDSPERLATRVAARLDAIASEDVAPWCKIGNVILRASSIRDDGTTITVEANVRDRDVAHALQRLRPDGVGAARPVQVVFGDTVGAARPTSVENEVTAGSSTRVVVTLTRDGGQRGPGVLGEVSFNTGTSTYSPDDLAEIGIRRALFDEPNPLGQMGFLAHVPEPLGPLRHTGVTEENLRPILRLALVEALVGSGRASRIVRLLVGPRTRDGQRRLLLEWEGPTRYGQRGQRRQVEGTISV; this is encoded by the coding sequence GTGAACGACGAGTCGCTGATCATCGATCGCGCCGCTGCGGCGGCCCGCCTCTCTCGCGAGCAGGTCCGCGACTGGGCCGCCGACAAGCGTGTGTTCATCTCCAGTGTCATGGACGGACTGGAAGACGAACGTCGCGCGGTGGCGGAGGCGATCCGCGAGCTGGGAGCGGAGCCGATCTGGTTCGAGGAGTTCGGCGCACGCGATCAGGACCCCGAGCAGGCCTACTTGAGCGAGGTGGAGCTGAGCGACGTCTACGTCGGGATCTTAGGTTCGCGGTACGGCAGTCAGGACGCCGCCACGGGCTACTCGGCCACGCATGCCGAGTACCTACGTGCGATCGAGCGGGGCCTCCGAGTCGGGGTCTGGGTGCTGGACGTGGATGACATGGCTGGTCACCAACGCGACTTCCTCAGCGAGGTCCGCACGTACTTCACGACGGAGACCGTCGATAGCCCTGAGCGACTGGCAACGCGGGTAGCAGCCCGGCTTGATGCGATCGCCTCCGAGGACGTCGCCCCGTGGTGCAAGATCGGCAACGTCATCCTTCGCGCATCATCCATCCGCGACGACGGGACGACCATCACCGTCGAAGCGAACGTTCGCGACCGAGACGTGGCCCACGCGCTCCAGCGTCTCCGGCCTGACGGGGTCGGTGCGGCACGGCCGGTGCAGGTTGTCTTCGGCGACACGGTCGGAGCCGCCCGACCGACATCGGTCGAGAACGAGGTGACGGCCGGGTCATCGACCCGGGTCGTCGTGACGCTCACCAGAGACGGAGGTCAGCGGGGGCCGGGAGTGTTGGGTGAGGTGTCCTTCAACACCGGAACCTCAACGTACTCGCCCGATGACCTCGCGGAGATCGGTATCCGAAGGGCGCTCTTCGACGAACCGAACCCTCTCGGGCAGATGGGATTCCTGGCCCACGTTCCAGAACCCCTGGGTCCGCTCCGGCACACCGGCGTGACCGAGGAGAACCTGCGGCCCATCCTCCGCCTGGCGCTTGTCGAGGCACTGGTCGGCTCCGGCCGTGCGTCACGCATCGTGCGGCTGCTCGTGGGACCGCGTACCAGAGACGGTCAGCGTCGCCTCCTCCTCGAATGGGAGGGGCCGACCCGATACGGCCAACGCGGGCAACGGCGACAGGTGGAAGGCACGATCAGCGTGTGA
- a CDS encoding site-specific integrase — protein MPGNVFKRCRGCGRRIKPKKRGCDNPKCAKPGVRWSFVIDLGRRGDGKRRQVLRSGFETKGEAERALEEFVNQSRQGVEPTNITVKDYLLDRWLPRTRTSVKTRNDRETHMRAYVIPRIGGFKLVNLTGEELNEMYDDLAVRGRTQRRDPELGWGLSPTTIRRIHTQLHKAFADAMRWGLIIRNPCDQADPPSTTEVKARALASRNVYSWAQLQRLVRAAAEDRLFAMWQLFVSTGMRRSEMAALRWDHVDLEAAMLSVVRGAVEDRGKVYEKEFPKSSSSRRAVELAPADVDVLDLHRKVQEEEAKAAQEAWKHKGHVFTSPVGGRLYPPDITKMFHALTDAAGLPRIRLHDMRHTHATLLLKAGEVTKVVTERLGHSTTAYTQDAYQHVLPGMQRDAATRFHERLAKGDGDDEDAADEPETRHQEQPENDPEGDA, from the coding sequence ATGCCGGGGAACGTCTTCAAGCGCTGCCGCGGATGCGGCCGTCGCATCAAGCCCAAGAAGCGAGGCTGCGACAACCCGAAGTGCGCCAAGCCGGGCGTCCGCTGGTCGTTCGTGATCGACCTCGGCCGCCGGGGCGACGGGAAGCGTCGGCAGGTGCTCCGATCGGGCTTCGAGACCAAGGGCGAGGCCGAGCGCGCGCTGGAGGAGTTCGTCAACCAGAGCCGCCAGGGCGTCGAGCCGACCAACATCACGGTGAAGGACTACCTCCTCGATCGGTGGCTGCCCCGGACGCGGACGTCGGTCAAGACGCGCAATGACCGCGAGACCCACATGCGCGCCTACGTCATCCCGCGCATCGGTGGCTTCAAGCTCGTGAACCTCACGGGGGAGGAGCTCAACGAGATGTACGACGACCTCGCCGTGCGGGGTCGCACGCAGCGCCGCGACCCGGAGCTCGGCTGGGGACTGTCGCCGACGACGATCCGGCGCATCCACACCCAGCTACACAAGGCCTTCGCCGACGCGATGCGCTGGGGCCTTATCATCCGCAACCCCTGCGACCAGGCCGACCCGCCGTCCACGACCGAGGTAAAAGCGCGGGCCCTCGCCTCGCGTAACGTCTACTCGTGGGCGCAGCTGCAGCGCCTCGTCCGCGCGGCCGCGGAGGACCGGCTCTTCGCGATGTGGCAGCTGTTCGTTTCGACCGGCATGCGCCGCAGCGAGATGGCCGCCCTGCGCTGGGACCACGTCGACCTCGAGGCCGCGATGCTCTCGGTCGTGCGCGGAGCGGTGGAGGACCGCGGCAAGGTCTACGAGAAGGAGTTCCCCAAGTCCTCCTCGTCACGGCGCGCCGTCGAGCTGGCACCCGCCGACGTCGACGTGCTGGACCTCCACCGCAAGGTCCAGGAGGAAGAGGCCAAAGCCGCCCAGGAGGCCTGGAAGCACAAGGGCCACGTCTTCACCTCACCGGTCGGCGGCCGGCTCTACCCGCCGGACATCACCAAGATGTTCCACGCGTTGACCGACGCGGCCGGTCTGCCGCGGATCCGCCTCCACGACATGAGACACACCCACGCGACGCTGCTGCTCAAGGCCGGGGAGGTCACCAAGGTCGTCACCGAGCGCCTCGGCCACTCAACGACCGCCTACACCCAGGACGCCTACCAGCACGTCCTGCCCGGCATGCAGCGCGACGCCGCCACCCGCTTCCACGAGCGCCTCGCCAAGGGCGACGGCGACGACGAGGACGCCGCCGACGAGCCCGAAACGCGACACCAGGAACAGCCCGAGAACGACCCCGAGGGGGATGCATGA
- a CDS encoding IS1380 family transposase, whose amino-acid sequence MNATSVVERVRVADGGRQIASQVGTHLVGGLAQKLGIPSALSAAMSTTVQRRSRHDRGRVLTQIAMTLAAGGRCISDVAVLRNQPSLFGQVASDATVWRVVDAIDDEVRDELRSARANVTASLLDRLDPGELILDVDASVFEVHSENKEGAAPHFKGGFGFHPLFVFAEPVGVPLAGRLRPGNANANNATDQLQVIDDAIAALPDQWQAGHRDGDDPGEVVHQIVVRTDIAGYSHKVIGGLHGRNLAFSIGMPANEAFDGHIHRLGHDDWRPALDGDGRPRKGAQVAELEAVPDWMPEGTRVIVRRERPHPGAQLKLWDHDGWRHQVIVTNQTGDPTLLEARHRAHAQVENRIKNLKDIGQSRFPFARFTSNAAWLQLMLVAALLLAATQTLLLEGELAVAEPRRLRHTILHAAARVARRSRQTWLRLADNWPWSPQLLGAYHRLAALQPAPG is encoded by the coding sequence ATGAACGCTACCAGTGTGGTGGAGCGGGTTCGAGTAGCCGACGGCGGACGCCAGATCGCCTCGCAGGTCGGTACCCACCTTGTGGGTGGTCTGGCCCAGAAACTCGGGATCCCTTCGGCGCTGTCGGCGGCGATGTCGACAACGGTGCAGCGCCGTTCCCGGCACGACCGGGGCCGGGTGCTGACCCAGATCGCGATGACGCTAGCGGCCGGCGGCCGGTGCATCTCGGACGTCGCGGTGCTGCGCAACCAGCCGAGCCTGTTCGGGCAGGTCGCCTCGGACGCGACGGTGTGGCGAGTCGTCGACGCCATCGACGACGAGGTCCGCGACGAGCTGCGATCGGCGCGGGCGAACGTGACCGCGTCGCTGTTGGACCGCCTCGACCCCGGCGAGCTGATCTTGGATGTGGACGCGTCGGTGTTCGAGGTCCACTCGGAGAACAAGGAGGGCGCCGCGCCGCACTTCAAGGGCGGGTTCGGGTTCCACCCGCTGTTCGTATTCGCCGAACCGGTCGGGGTGCCGCTGGCAGGCCGGCTGCGGCCGGGCAACGCCAACGCCAACAACGCCACCGACCAGCTGCAGGTCATCGACGACGCGATCGCCGCACTGCCCGACCAGTGGCAGGCAGGCCACCGCGACGGTGACGATCCTGGCGAGGTGGTGCACCAAATCGTGGTGCGCACCGACATCGCCGGCTACTCGCACAAGGTCATCGGCGGGCTCCACGGGCGCAACCTGGCCTTCTCGATCGGGATGCCCGCCAACGAGGCGTTCGACGGCCACATCCACCGCTTGGGGCACGACGACTGGCGTCCGGCGCTCGACGGTGACGGCCGTCCCCGCAAAGGTGCGCAGGTCGCCGAGCTCGAGGCCGTCCCCGACTGGATGCCAGAAGGCACCCGGGTGATCGTGCGTCGTGAGCGGCCCCACCCGGGCGCGCAGCTCAAGCTGTGGGACCACGACGGCTGGCGGCACCAGGTCATCGTGACCAACCAGACCGGTGACCCGACGCTGCTCGAGGCCCGCCACCGTGCCCACGCCCAGGTCGAGAACCGCATCAAGAACCTCAAGGACATCGGCCAGTCACGCTTCCCGTTCGCCCGGTTCACGTCCAACGCGGCCTGGCTGCAGCTGATGCTCGTCGCCGCGCTGCTGCTGGCCGCCACCCAGACCCTGCTGCTCGAGGGTGAGCTGGCCGTGGCCGAACCCCGACGGCTGCGCCACACCATCCTCCACGCCGCCGCACGCGTCGCCCGGCGATCACGCCAGACCTGGCTGCGGCTGGCCGACAACTGGCCCTGGAGCCCCCAACTGCTCGGCGCCTACCACCGGCTGGCCGCCCTCCAACCCGCCCCCGGCTGA
- the aceE gene encoding pyruvate dehydrogenase (acetyl-transferring), homodimeric type, producing MVDDRRHVITDGLPSQIPDIDPQETEEWLDSLDAVITQRGRMRARFLLLKLLERARDQQVGVPSLISTDYVNTIPSEREPWFPGDEHLERRIRAFIRWNAAVMVTRGNLRYGVGGHIATYASAAALYEVGFNHFFRGKDEGGGDQVFIQGHASPGIYARSYLEGRLTEEQLDAFRRETAPGGLSSYPHPRLMPDYWEFPTVSMGLSPLNAIYQARFNKYLHNRGVKDTSKQRVWCLLGDGETREPETLGALSVAAYEELDNLIFVVNCNLQQLDGPVRGNGKIIQELESVFRGAGWNVIKVVWGRDWDPLLAQDADGVLVKRMNEVPDGQFQTYTVESGSYIREDFFGVDPRLRAMVEDLSDEDLEKLSRGGHDYRKVYAAFDAAVNTTGQPTVILAQTIKGWTLGPDFEARNATHQMKKLSVKALKTFRDRLFLDISDRELEEELPPYVHPGEDSDEYQYMMERRQTLGGVLPKRVVNYHHMPLPKRDAYQELKGGSGNQEVATTMAFVRLLKDLMDDADWGPRFVPIIPDEARTFGMDSLFPKRKIYSPHGQNYEPVDREMLLSYKEARDGQILHEGITEAGSMGSMAAAGTSYATHGEPMIPIFVFYSMFGFQRVGDLIWSAADQRTRGFLIGATAGRTTLNGEGLQHEDGHSHLLAASNPAVISYDPSFAFEIPIIVEHALDRMYGENPDDVMCYLTVYNEPVRQPPMPDGVDEQHVIRGMYRYRAAEEERRHRAQILTSGTAIHFALEAQQRLLDEWDVAADLWSCPGWNELTRDGIACDSWNRRHPLSEPRVPWVRQQLEGTEGPYIAVTDWMKAVPGQIADWVPGAYGVLGTDGFGLSDTRPALRRHFRIDAESVIICTLAMLAQQGDLKPELVQEAIDRFEYDVEREPVHHPDLPPPHWDGG from the coding sequence ATGGTCGACGACCGGCGGCACGTCATCACCGACGGCCTGCCCAGCCAGATCCCCGACATCGATCCGCAGGAGACCGAGGAGTGGCTCGATTCGCTCGACGCGGTGATCACACAGCGGGGGCGGATGCGCGCCCGGTTCCTGCTGCTCAAGCTGCTCGAACGGGCTCGTGACCAGCAGGTCGGGGTTCCCTCGCTGATCTCGACCGACTACGTCAACACGATCCCCTCGGAGCGTGAGCCCTGGTTCCCCGGCGACGAACACCTCGAACGACGGATCCGTGCCTTCATCCGGTGGAACGCCGCCGTGATGGTCACCCGCGGCAACCTCCGGTACGGCGTCGGCGGGCATATCGCGACCTACGCCTCGGCGGCGGCGCTGTACGAGGTCGGGTTCAACCACTTCTTCCGCGGCAAGGACGAAGGTGGCGGTGATCAGGTGTTCATCCAGGGGCACGCGTCACCGGGTATCTACGCCCGGTCCTACCTGGAAGGGCGTCTCACCGAGGAGCAGCTGGACGCCTTCCGACGCGAGACCGCTCCGGGCGGCCTGTCCAGCTACCCGCACCCGCGTCTGATGCCCGACTACTGGGAGTTCCCCACCGTCTCGATGGGGCTGTCCCCGCTGAACGCGATCTACCAGGCCCGCTTCAACAAGTACCTGCACAACCGTGGGGTCAAGGACACGTCCAAACAGCGGGTGTGGTGCCTCCTTGGAGACGGCGAGACACGCGAGCCAGAGACGTTGGGTGCCCTGTCGGTCGCCGCCTACGAGGAGTTGGACAACCTGATCTTCGTGGTCAACTGCAACCTGCAACAGCTCGACGGCCCGGTCCGCGGCAACGGGAAGATCATCCAGGAGCTCGAGTCGGTGTTCCGTGGCGCCGGCTGGAACGTGATCAAGGTCGTCTGGGGACGCGACTGGGACCCGTTGCTGGCACAGGATGCCGACGGTGTGCTCGTCAAGCGCATGAACGAGGTCCCCGACGGGCAGTTCCAGACCTACACGGTGGAGTCCGGGAGCTACATCCGCGAGGACTTCTTCGGTGTGGACCCGCGGCTGCGAGCGATGGTGGAGGACCTCAGCGACGAGGACCTGGAGAAGCTGTCGCGCGGTGGACACGACTACCGCAAGGTCTACGCCGCGTTCGACGCGGCCGTGAACACCACCGGGCAACCCACGGTGATCCTCGCACAGACCATCAAGGGGTGGACGCTCGGTCCGGACTTCGAGGCCCGCAACGCCACCCACCAGATGAAGAAGCTGTCGGTCAAGGCGCTGAAGACCTTCCGGGACCGGCTGTTCCTGGACATCTCCGACCGCGAGCTCGAGGAGGAGCTGCCGCCGTACGTGCACCCGGGCGAGGACAGCGACGAGTACCAGTACATGATGGAGCGCCGCCAGACGCTGGGCGGGGTGCTGCCCAAGCGGGTGGTCAACTACCACCACATGCCGCTGCCCAAGAGGGACGCCTACCAGGAGCTGAAGGGCGGGTCAGGCAACCAGGAGGTGGCCACCACCATGGCGTTCGTGCGCCTGCTGAAGGATCTGATGGACGACGCGGACTGGGGGCCGCGCTTCGTCCCGATCATCCCCGACGAGGCGCGCACGTTCGGGATGGACTCGCTGTTTCCCAAGCGGAAGATCTACTCACCGCACGGGCAGAACTACGAGCCGGTCGACCGGGAGATGCTGCTGTCCTACAAGGAGGCGCGCGACGGGCAGATCCTGCACGAGGGAATCACCGAGGCAGGCTCGATGGGGTCGATGGCAGCGGCCGGCACCAGCTACGCCACCCACGGCGAGCCGATGATCCCGATCTTCGTCTTCTACTCCATGTTCGGCTTCCAGCGGGTCGGGGACCTGATCTGGAGCGCCGCCGACCAGCGCACGCGTGGCTTCCTGATCGGGGCGACCGCCGGCCGGACCACTCTCAACGGGGAGGGGCTGCAGCACGAGGACGGTCACTCGCACCTTCTCGCGGCGAGCAACCCGGCGGTGATCAGCTACGACCCATCCTTCGCCTTCGAGATCCCGATCATCGTCGAGCACGCGCTCGACCGCATGTACGGCGAGAACCCCGACGACGTGATGTGTTACCTGACCGTCTACAACGAGCCGGTCCGCCAGCCCCCGATGCCCGACGGTGTCGACGAGCAGCACGTCATCCGTGGGATGTACCGCTACCGCGCTGCGGAAGAGGAACGTCGCCACCGCGCGCAGATCCTGACCAGCGGGACCGCGATCCACTTCGCGCTCGAGGCGCAGCAGCGCCTTCTCGACGAGTGGGACGTGGCTGCTGACCTTTGGAGCTGCCCTGGCTGGAACGAGCTCACCCGTGACGGGATCGCGTGCGATTCGTGGAATCGCCGCCATCCGCTCTCCGAGCCACGCGTGCCGTGGGTCCGCCAACAGCTGGAAGGCACCGAAGGACCCTACATCGCGGTTACCGACTGGATGAAGGCGGTCCCGGGGCAGATCGCTGACTGGGTCCCCGGCGCTTACGGGGTCCTGGGGACCGACGGCTTCGGGCTGTCGGACACCCGTCCGGCGCTGCGGCGCCACTTCCGAATCGACGCCGAAAGTGTCATTATCTGCACTCTGGCGATGCTCGCCCAACAGGGCGACCTCAAACCGGAGCTGGTCCAGGAGGCGATCGACAGGTTCGAATACGACGTCGAGCGTGAACCGGTTCACCACCCCGACCTGCCGCCGCCGCACTGGGACGGGGGCTGA
- a CDS encoding NUDIX domain-containing protein, which produces MGEETPKHSVSVAAAVVRDDGRVLAIQRRDNAHWEPPGGVLELDETIEDGLRREVREETGIEIEVDGLTGVYKNMELGVVALMFRCRLADGDPAPTSEVTAVAWLDADGVAQRMDEAYAVRMLDAVRAAPETAIRAHDGTELL; this is translated from the coding sequence GTGGGCGAGGAGACGCCGAAGCACTCGGTCAGCGTGGCGGCTGCCGTGGTCCGCGACGACGGGCGCGTCCTAGCGATCCAGCGCCGCGACAACGCTCACTGGGAGCCGCCCGGAGGGGTCCTCGAACTCGATGAGACCATCGAGGACGGCCTTCGACGAGAGGTCCGAGAGGAGACCGGTATCGAGATCGAGGTCGATGGTCTCACGGGGGTCTACAAGAACATGGAGCTCGGCGTCGTCGCACTCATGTTTCGGTGTCGGCTCGCTGACGGGGACCCGGCCCCGACGAGTGAGGTTACGGCCGTTGCGTGGCTCGATGCGGACGGGGTTGCGCAACGCATGGACGAGGCCTACGCCGTCCGCATGCTCGACGCTGTCCGAGCTGCCCCAGAAACAGCAATCCGCGCCCACGACGGAACCGAGTTGCTGTAA
- the tadA gene encoding tRNA adenosine(34) deaminase TadA codes for MRLALTEAHDAAAHDDVPIGAVVVGPDGRQLARSHNRREVDHDPTAHAELLVLRGAARRLGSWRLEGCTMYVTLEPCAMCAGATVLARVSRLVFGADDPKGGAVGSIWDIPRDPRLNHTVEVVRGVEAGECAALLRGFFQERRGPAGVSPLAP; via the coding sequence ATGCGCTTGGCCCTCACCGAGGCGCACGACGCTGCCGCCCACGACGACGTGCCGATCGGCGCGGTCGTCGTCGGGCCGGACGGCCGCCAGTTGGCCCGGTCCCACAACCGGCGGGAGGTCGACCACGATCCCACCGCCCACGCCGAGTTGCTCGTCCTACGCGGCGCGGCGCGGCGCCTGGGCAGCTGGCGGCTCGAGGGGTGCACGATGTACGTGACGCTCGAGCCGTGCGCGATGTGCGCCGGCGCCACGGTCCTCGCGCGCGTCTCCCGGCTGGTGTTCGGTGCCGACGACCCAAAGGGCGGGGCGGTGGGGTCAATATGGGACATCCCGCGCGACCCGCGCCTGAACCACACCGTCGAGGTCGTTCGCGGCGTCGAAGCCGGGGAATGCGCGGCCCTGCTCCGCGGGTTCTTCCAAGAGCGTCGCGGCCCGGCTGGTGTCTCGCCGCTGGCTCCGTGA
- a CDS encoding penicillin-binding protein, translating to MPHDGNSTGWYQRLLRRDERWYVRWAPLLLLPVAVVAAVLLAGAAVFLHAYVTMELPAPEDLTIPDPTVVYASNGQRVATLDPTAIRRNVDVEQLPDHVWQAVLAAEDRGFFSHPGFAWSALLRAAWVNVRHGEIEQGGSTITMQYVELAIRDVPRTTVGKIREIAAAVKLERRLPKEEVLEHYLNAAPFGRGAIGIEAAAKTYFGVPASQLSVNQAATLAGMIAAPSRYEPERDPGAANQRRTYVLDGMAEQGWISDQMRSRLVAAGLPAVSQEPLVQYGPHSYYVDAVRDVLADELGDRRDVDIGLRVFTEMNPGLQRVALDTLNAHLEGTAYTGAIVTIDPRNGAARALIGGRGFPAEQFNHATHGGNQAGSAFKPFALAAFVAAGNSPTRSVFAAPATMKVDFDRYPDYSVSNFGRRGFGAQDVYEATLTSTNVVYAQLTSEVGPAAVAEVATSLGIADDEDLRRATAPAIALGTADVTPLNMARAYSGFANGGSRVAPQLIRRVETTDGDVLLDASRQPTRVLQPNVAHVVTDVLHANVRRGTGTAAQIGRPAAGKTGTTDDFRDAWFVGYVPQLATAVWIGTPDNTPMDGVTGSGIPAETWGDYMGDAVANLPVADFPDPDLAVLSPVAPETVTNRAAVAR from the coding sequence GTGCCCCACGATGGAAACTCCACCGGGTGGTACCAGCGACTGCTGCGGCGGGATGAACGCTGGTACGTCCGCTGGGCGCCGCTGCTACTCCTCCCGGTCGCGGTCGTGGCTGCCGTCCTGCTCGCTGGAGCCGCCGTGTTCCTCCACGCGTACGTGACGATGGAGCTGCCTGCGCCTGAGGACCTGACGATCCCCGATCCCACCGTCGTCTACGCATCCAACGGGCAGCGGGTGGCGACGCTGGATCCAACCGCCATCCGGCGCAACGTCGACGTCGAGCAGCTGCCCGACCACGTCTGGCAGGCGGTGCTGGCCGCCGAGGATCGTGGGTTCTTCTCGCATCCGGGGTTCGCCTGGAGCGCCTTGCTCCGCGCCGCGTGGGTCAACGTCAGACACGGAGAGATCGAGCAGGGCGGGTCGACCATCACGATGCAGTACGTCGAGTTGGCGATCCGCGACGTCCCGCGCACCACGGTCGGGAAGATCCGCGAGATCGCCGCGGCGGTGAAGCTCGAACGACGACTGCCGAAAGAGGAGGTGCTCGAGCACTACCTCAACGCCGCGCCGTTCGGGCGGGGCGCGATCGGCATCGAGGCGGCAGCGAAGACCTACTTCGGCGTCCCCGCGAGCCAGTTGAGCGTCAACCAGGCAGCCACGCTCGCAGGCATGATCGCGGCGCCGTCGCGGTACGAGCCCGAGCGCGATCCCGGAGCGGCGAACCAGCGGCGGACCTACGTCCTCGACGGCATGGCCGAGCAGGGCTGGATCAGCGACCAGATGCGCTCGCGGTTGGTCGCCGCCGGACTCCCCGCGGTCAGCCAAGAGCCGCTGGTTCAGTACGGGCCCCACTCGTACTACGTCGATGCCGTCCGCGACGTCCTCGCCGACGAACTGGGAGACCGGCGCGACGTGGACATCGGCCTGCGGGTGTTCACGGAGATGAACCCTGGGCTGCAACGTGTGGCGCTCGACACGTTGAACGCCCACCTGGAGGGGACCGCCTACACCGGCGCCATCGTGACGATCGACCCGCGCAACGGTGCCGCTCGAGCGCTGATCGGCGGACGGGGGTTCCCCGCAGAGCAGTTCAACCACGCCACGCACGGTGGCAACCAGGCCGGGTCGGCGTTCAAGCCGTTCGCGCTCGCGGCGTTCGTGGCGGCCGGGAACTCCCCGACGCGGTCGGTGTTTGCCGCACCGGCCACCATGAAGGTGGACTTCGACCGGTACCCCGACTACAGCGTCTCCAACTTCGGCCGTCGAGGCTTCGGTGCCCAGGACGTGTACGAGGCGACCCTGACGTCGACCAACGTGGTGTACGCCCAGTTGACGTCCGAGGTCGGGCCGGCTGCCGTGGCGGAGGTCGCGACGAGCCTCGGGATCGCCGACGATGAGGATCTGCGTCGAGCCACCGCCCCGGCGATCGCTCTGGGCACCGCCGACGTGACGCCGCTGAACATGGCACGGGCCTACTCGGGCTTCGCCAACGGTGGGTCCCGCGTCGCACCACAGTTGATCCGACGCGTGGAGACGACCGACGGCGACGTCCTGCTCGACGCCAGTCGACAGCCGACGCGGGTGCTGCAACCCAACGTCGCTCATGTGGTGACCGACGTGCTGCACGCCAACGTCCGCCGTGGCACCGGGACGGCGGCTCAGATCGGTCGGCCGGCGGCGGGGAAGACCGGGACGACAGACGACTTCCGTGACGCGTGGTTCGTGGGGTACGTCCCGCAGCTCGCCACCGCCGTGTGGATCGGGACGCCGGACAACACGCCGATGGACGGCGTGACCGGAAGCGGCATCCCGGCGGAGACCTGGGGTGACTACATGGGGGATGCGGTCGCGAACCTGCCGGTGGCCGACTTCCCCGACCCGGACCTCGCCGTCCTGTCTCCGGTCGCTCCCGAAACCGTCACCAACCGCGCGGCGGTGGCGCGATGA
- a CDS encoding helix-turn-helix domain-containing protein yields the protein MTVMDVPATISLEQAGELLGVSRRTAYRAAARGQIPTIRIGRRWFVPTARLLDLLGLSPEDVDFGPAADEGDELVAEAS from the coding sequence ATGACCGTGATGGACGTGCCGGCCACGATCTCGCTGGAGCAGGCGGGCGAGCTACTCGGCGTCAGCCGGCGGACCGCCTACCGGGCAGCGGCCCGCGGGCAGATCCCGACGATCCGCATCGGGCGGCGGTGGTTCGTGCCGACCGCGAGGCTCCTGGATCTCCTCGGGCTGTCCCCTGAGGACGTCGACTTCGGTCCTGCCGCGGACGAGGGCGACGAGCTCGTGGCCGAGGCGTCGTGA
- a CDS encoding GntR family transcriptional regulator → MYRQLVQTSVGVAVADRLDRRSDRPAYHQIADCLRSDITESVLKPGSKIPSERSLMDRYDAARGTVRQALAVLRTEGLIEVHHGKGAFVRDRPPIRRLAHDRFARRHREAGRAAFLAEMKSEDRKPTVEVEYVGPDSAPSEIARMLGVKKGAKILVRRRRYLADGDPVEIATSYLPWDVASGTPIEEEDTGPGGIYARLEDLGHTLVSFTEEVSARMPHPEEARALDLPAGVPIMRVVRRAVADDGAVLEVCDTIKAADRYVLSYELPAD, encoded by the coding sequence ATGTATCGTCAACTGGTCCAGACGAGTGTAGGAGTAGCGGTGGCCGACCGTCTCGATCGGCGAAGCGACCGTCCGGCCTACCACCAGATCGCCGACTGCCTGCGCTCCGACATCACCGAGAGTGTTCTCAAGCCTGGGAGCAAGATCCCGAGCGAGCGCTCCCTCATGGACAGGTATGACGCTGCCCGAGGCACGGTCCGTCAAGCTCTTGCTGTGCTGCGAACCGAGGGGCTCATCGAGGTGCACCACGGCAAGGGCGCGTTCGTCCGCGATCGTCCGCCGATCCGGCGACTGGCCCACGACCGGTTCGCGCGACGGCACCGAGAAGCAGGCCGGGCCGCGTTCCTCGCTGAGATGAAGAGCGAGGACCGCAAGCCGACGGTCGAGGTCGAGTACGTCGGACCCGATTCCGCGCCATCGGAGATCGCGAGGATGCTGGGCGTGAAGAAGGGCGCCAAGATCCTCGTGCGAAGACGGCGGTACCTCGCTGACGGTGATCCGGTCGAGATCGCGACGTCGTACCTCCCGTGGGACGTTGCCTCTGGCACTCCAATCGAGGAGGAGGACACCGGTCCCGGCGGCATCTACGCCCGTCTCGAGGATCTCGGGCACACACTGGTGAGCTTCACCGAGGAGGTCTCAGCGCGGATGCCACACCCGGAGGAAGCTCGGGCGTTGGACCTTCCCGCTGGCGTACCGATCATGCGGGTCGTCCGACGTGCTGTGGCCGACGACGGCGCCGTCCTGGAAGTGTGCGACACGATCAAGGCCGCCGATCGGTACGTGTTGTCCTACGAGCTGCCCGCCGACTAG